The Herminiimonas arsenitoxidans genome window below encodes:
- a CDS encoding rhodanese-like domain-containing protein: MQHLTAPELAALIAESPDSAPVLLDVREPWEYQTCQIAGSVSIPMNTIPVQLEQLDKDAHIVCVCHHGARSMRVAHFLEANGFTQVTNLTGGIHAWAQQVDPAMPTY, encoded by the coding sequence ATGCAACACTTGACCGCGCCGGAGCTGGCAGCGTTGATCGCAGAGTCGCCTGACTCTGCTCCCGTTTTACTCGACGTGCGCGAGCCATGGGAATATCAAACCTGCCAGATTGCAGGCTCGGTCTCGATTCCTATGAACACCATTCCTGTCCAGTTAGAACAACTGGACAAGGATGCGCACATCGTCTGCGTTTGCCATCACGGCGCACGCAGCATGCGGGTCGCACACTTCCTGGAAGCTAATGGTTTTACGCAAGTGACCAATCTAACCGGCGGCATCCACGCATGGGCGCAGCAAGTCGATCCGGCTATGCCGACCTACTAA
- a CDS encoding protein-L-isoaspartate O-methyltransferase family protein, which translates to MNIEKARFNMIEQQIRPWDVLDLDVLELLVVVKREAFVPLAYRALAFADSEIPLPHGENMLTPKLEARIMQELAVKKHENVLEIGTGSGYMAALLAHKARHVTSVEIEPELKTLAEKNLADYGVSNVTVVQGDGAQGWTGGDATYDVIVVSGSLPVVPEGLLANIKIGGRLLAIVGTAPAMTAQIITRTSDIGYTTVGLFETSVKPLRNVATPSQFKF; encoded by the coding sequence ATGAACATCGAAAAAGCCCGTTTCAACATGATCGAACAGCAAATTCGTCCTTGGGATGTGCTCGATCTGGACGTCCTCGAATTATTGGTTGTCGTCAAGCGCGAAGCATTCGTTCCGCTGGCCTACCGCGCACTCGCATTTGCCGACAGCGAAATCCCGCTGCCACACGGCGAAAACATGCTGACGCCAAAACTCGAAGCACGCATCATGCAGGAACTGGCCGTCAAGAAACATGAAAACGTGTTGGAAATCGGCACAGGCTCAGGCTATATGGCTGCATTGCTGGCGCACAAAGCGCGCCACGTGACATCCGTTGAAATCGAACCTGAACTGAAAACACTGGCAGAAAAGAATCTGGCCGACTACGGCGTCAGCAATGTCACCGTTGTACAAGGCGATGGCGCACAAGGCTGGACCGGTGGCGATGCAACTTATGATGTCATCGTCGTCTCTGGCTCGCTGCCAGTCGTACCGGAAGGCTTGCTCGCCAATATCAAAATCGGCGGCCGCTTGTTGGCCATCGTCGGTACTGCACCGGCCATGACTGCGCAAATCATCACTCGTACATCGGATATCGGCTACACCACAGTCGGTCTGTTTGAAACAAGTGTGAAGCCATTGCGTAACGTTGCTACACCATCACAGTTCAAGTTCTAA
- a CDS encoding YkgJ family cysteine cluster protein, producing MTNLLRCRSDCGACCTAPSISSPIPGMPNGKPAGVRCVQLDKDNRCLIFGQPERPAVCGGLQPQLEMCGATREDAMIYLTTLERLTAA from the coding sequence ATGACTAATTTATTGCGTTGTCGCTCCGATTGCGGTGCCTGCTGTACAGCACCGTCGATCTCTTCTCCGATTCCAGGCATGCCCAATGGCAAGCCGGCGGGAGTGCGCTGCGTGCAACTGGATAAGGATAATCGTTGCCTCATCTTCGGTCAGCCGGAGCGACCTGCCGTATGCGGTGGTTTGCAGCCGCAACTGGAAATGTGCGGCGCGACGCGTGAAGATGCGATGATTTATTTGACGACACTGGAACGTTTGACTGCAGCGTGA
- a CDS encoding undecaprenyl-diphosphate phosphatase yields MDPILALKAIIMGIVEGFTEFLPISSTGHLILAGSLLDFTGPKVKVFEIAIQTGAMLAVVWEYRARIAAVLSGLLTERKAQKFALNIVVAFLPAALLGLVFASKIKEKLFAPVPVAIAFIVGGFIILWIERRNRNTTFVARVETVDDMTVLDALKVGCAQAFALIPGTSRSGASIIGGMFFGLSRKAATEFSFFLAIPTLLGATVYSVYKDRALLSMADIPLFGLGGLAAFVSAFLCVRWLLRYISTHDFTFFAYYRIVFGLFVLLSAYYGWVVWAD; encoded by the coding sequence ATGGATCCAATTCTCGCGCTTAAAGCCATCATCATGGGCATCGTCGAAGGCTTTACGGAGTTTTTGCCGATTTCATCGACCGGACATTTGATTCTTGCAGGCAGCCTGCTGGACTTCACCGGTCCCAAGGTTAAAGTTTTTGAAATTGCGATTCAGACTGGCGCAATGCTGGCCGTGGTTTGGGAATACCGTGCCCGCATCGCTGCGGTGTTGAGCGGTTTGCTCACCGAGCGCAAGGCGCAAAAATTTGCATTGAATATTGTGGTCGCCTTTTTGCCGGCGGCGCTGCTGGGCTTGGTCTTCGCCAGCAAGATTAAAGAGAAATTATTTGCACCAGTGCCGGTTGCGATCGCTTTCATTGTTGGCGGTTTCATCATCTTGTGGATAGAACGTCGCAACCGTAATACGACTTTTGTCGCGCGCGTTGAAACGGTGGATGACATGACAGTGCTGGATGCGCTCAAGGTTGGTTGCGCGCAGGCGTTTGCGCTGATTCCAGGTACCAGCCGTTCCGGCGCGAGCATTATCGGCGGCATGTTCTTTGGTCTGTCGCGCAAAGCGGCAACCGAGTTTTCCTTCTTCCTCGCAATCCCGACGCTGTTGGGTGCAACGGTTTATTCCGTCTACAAAGACCGTGCCTTGTTGTCGATGGCGGATATTCCTTTGTTCGGCCTTGGCGGCTTGGCAGCGTTTGTTTCGGCCTTCCTGTGCGTGCGCTGGTTGCTGCGTTATATCAGTACACATGACTTCACCTTCTTTGCGTACTACCGCATCGTGTTCGGCTTGTTTGTCTTGTTGAGTGCCTATTACGGATGGGTAGTGTGGGCAGATTAA
- the recQ gene encoding DNA helicase RecQ encodes MNSDLGAQALHILETVFGYSSFRGEQAEIVDLVTRGGDALVLMPTGGGKSLCYQIPSLLRDGVGVVISPLIALMQDQVDALAEVGVRAAFLNSTQTFEESSRIERRLRTGDLDLLYVAPERLMTPRCLDMLEASKIALFAIDEAHCVSQWGHDFRPEYIKLSVLHERFPNVPRIALTATADHQTRAEIAHRLQLDDARMFVSSFDRPNIRYQIVEKANGRKQVLDFIESEHAGDAGIVYCLSRKKVEETAEFLSENGITALPYHAGMDFATRSKNQARFLREESIVMVATIAFGMGIDKPDVRFVAHLDLPKSIEGYYQETGRAGRDGASANAWMAYGLQDVVQQRRMIDESEADETFKRVQSVKLDAMLGLCETLYCRRQRLLTYFGQSSTPCGNCDTCLNPPRSFDATVAVQKLLSTIYRVDQRFGAMHVLDVLRGVDSDKIKQWQHEQVSTFGIGSDRSEAEWRAILRQSIALGLVSVDHESYGALKLTEAARPVLKGGEKVQLREYQKPVKSKRATSKPKGFVETDLSAAEQAIFEKLRWWRMETARKHNVPAYVIFHDATMREIAKAQPGSLDDLRGVSGVGEKKLETYGADIVALIAEMD; translated from the coding sequence ATGAACAGTGACCTTGGCGCGCAAGCGCTGCATATACTTGAAACCGTTTTCGGCTACTCATCCTTTCGCGGTGAGCAGGCCGAGATCGTCGATCTTGTCACGCGCGGTGGCGATGCCTTAGTGCTGATGCCAACCGGCGGCGGCAAGTCGCTGTGTTATCAAATTCCTTCCTTGCTACGCGATGGCGTTGGTGTCGTCATTTCGCCCTTGATCGCCTTGATGCAGGATCAGGTTGATGCGCTGGCCGAGGTTGGCGTACGCGCTGCCTTTTTGAACTCCACTCAAACTTTCGAAGAGTCGTCGCGCATAGAGCGACGCTTGCGCACCGGCGATCTGGATCTGCTGTACGTCGCGCCTGAGCGTCTGATGACGCCGCGTTGTCTTGACATGCTGGAAGCCAGCAAGATCGCCTTGTTCGCGATTGATGAAGCGCACTGTGTCTCGCAATGGGGGCATGATTTCCGCCCTGAATACATCAAGCTGTCGGTCTTGCATGAACGTTTTCCCAACGTGCCGCGCATTGCGCTGACCGCGACTGCCGATCATCAGACCCGTGCGGAAATTGCCCATCGCTTGCAACTCGACGATGCACGCATGTTTGTGTCTTCGTTCGATAGACCGAACATCCGTTATCAGATCGTCGAGAAGGCTAACGGGCGCAAGCAGGTGCTGGATTTTATTGAAAGCGAACATGCTGGCGATGCCGGCATCGTGTACTGCCTGTCGCGCAAGAAGGTCGAAGAGACTGCTGAATTCTTGAGTGAAAACGGCATCACCGCTTTGCCGTATCACGCCGGTATGGACTTTGCCACACGCAGTAAAAATCAGGCGCGCTTTCTACGTGAAGAAAGCATCGTGATGGTCGCGACCATCGCGTTCGGTATGGGTATAGATAAACCGGATGTACGCTTCGTTGCGCATCTGGATTTGCCGAAAAGCATAGAAGGCTATTATCAGGAAACCGGTCGTGCCGGTCGCGATGGTGCATCGGCAAATGCGTGGATGGCTTACGGTTTGCAGGACGTGGTGCAGCAGCGTCGCATGATCGATGAGTCGGAAGCGGATGAAACTTTCAAACGTGTGCAGAGCGTCAAACTCGATGCGATGTTGGGTTTGTGCGAGACGCTGTATTGCCGTCGTCAGCGCTTGCTGACTTACTTCGGTCAGTCATCAACGCCTTGCGGCAATTGCGATACCTGTCTCAATCCGCCGCGTTCATTCGATGCGACGGTCGCGGTGCAGAAGTTGCTATCGACCATCTATCGCGTAGATCAACGTTTCGGTGCGATGCACGTGCTGGATGTATTGCGTGGTGTGGATTCCGACAAGATCAAGCAATGGCAGCACGAACAGGTTTCTACTTTCGGTATAGGCTCAGATCGTAGTGAAGCGGAATGGCGCGCAATTCTGCGGCAATCGATAGCCTTGGGTTTGGTCAGCGTTGATCACGAATCGTATGGCGCACTCAAGTTGACCGAAGCTGCGCGTCCGGTCTTGAAGGGCGGCGAGAAAGTACAACTGCGCGAATATCAAAAACCGGTCAAATCCAAACGTGCAACCAGCAAGCCGAAAGGATTTGTTGAAACCGATTTGTCGGCGGCCGAGCAGGCGATCTTCGAGAAGTTGCGCTGGTGGCGTATGGAGACTGCACGCAAACACAATGTGCCAGCCTATGTCATTTTCCACGATGCGACGATGCGCGAGATTGCCAAGGCACAGCCTGGTTCGCTGGATGATTTACGCGGCGTCAGTGGTGTTGGTGAGAAGAAGCTGGAGACTTACGGTGCAGATATTGTGGCCTTAATCGCTGAGATGGATTAA
- the trmB gene encoding tRNA (guanosine(46)-N7)-methyltransferase TrmB, whose product MTDNKSEDGQNKPLFYDPTEHRIRSFVTRAGRLSTAQGRAIEELGPQFFIPYVKAPLDIDQAFGRSAPTIFEIGFGMGETTAKIAAGMPEKNFIGVEVHTPGVGSLLKLIGEQSLSNLRVIQHDAFEVLTNMIAPESLAGVHVFFPDPWHKARHNKRRLIQPPLVALLSSRIKKGGYLHCATDWQEYAEQMLEVLGGEPSLQNTAEGYAPRPDYRPVTKFENRGLKLGHGVWDLVFEKK is encoded by the coding sequence ATGACCGATAACAAATCCGAAGACGGACAGAACAAGCCACTTTTTTACGATCCGACTGAACATCGTATCCGCAGCTTCGTCACGCGCGCAGGCCGCTTGTCGACAGCACAAGGCCGTGCGATTGAAGAACTCGGACCGCAATTCTTCATTCCGTATGTCAAAGCACCGCTGGATATAGATCAGGCATTTGGTCGCAGCGCACCGACGATTTTCGAAATCGGCTTCGGCATGGGCGAAACCACGGCAAAAATCGCAGCCGGCATGCCTGAGAAAAATTTCATCGGTGTGGAAGTACACACACCAGGCGTTGGCAGTTTGCTCAAATTGATCGGCGAGCAAAGCTTAAGCAATCTGCGCGTGATTCAGCATGATGCTTTTGAAGTGCTGACGAATATGATCGCGCCAGAATCTTTGGCGGGTGTGCACGTGTTCTTCCCTGATCCATGGCACAAGGCGCGCCACAACAAGCGCCGTCTGATCCAGCCGCCGCTGGTGGCCTTGCTGTCCTCACGTATCAAAAAAGGTGGTTATCTGCATTGCGCCACTGATTGGCAGGAATACGCTGAACAGATGTTGGAAGTATTGGGCGGAGAGCCTAGCTTGCAAAATACGGCTGAAGGCTATGCGCCGCGTCCCGACTATCGCCCAGTGACGAAATTCGAGAATCGCGGATTGAAGTTAGGACACGGCGTGTGGGATTTGGTGTTCGAGAAAAAGTAA
- a CDS encoding M29 family metallopeptidase, producing MNSPIAHEESANLITTEAVDTAEQHLHDILSIAIAHTPAHAAVVVSDAQCHLAVALTEAYRRCLPNATFIDFDAVSPDSILAAFAKLEANDLVILIQSTSFRLEAFRIRIELFKRSLKVIEHPHLSRMPGAQALHYIEALAYDPAYYRGVGQALKARIDKAGFGVVDSGGERLVFASPFEPAKLNIGDYSEMNNVGGQFPIGEVFTEAQDLEAVNGRVRIFVFGDTSFRVNKPEQPITLVISKGRVTDVINSTPEFDQVLANIRADEGEVWLRELGFGMNRAFSQERMVDDIGTYERMCGIHLSLGAKHGVYNKPQIRRATARYHVDVFAVTQAVYLDDEVVYSNGAWQV from the coding sequence ATGAATAGCCCAATCGCGCACGAAGAATCTGCCAACCTGATCACCACAGAGGCGGTCGATACTGCGGAACAACATCTTCATGACATTCTCTCCATTGCGATCGCACACACACCTGCGCATGCTGCCGTAGTGGTATCGGATGCGCAGTGCCATCTCGCCGTCGCCCTTACCGAGGCTTACCGACGCTGCCTGCCGAATGCGACGTTCATCGACTTCGATGCAGTCTCGCCAGATTCCATACTTGCCGCTTTTGCAAAACTGGAAGCGAACGATTTGGTGATCTTGATCCAATCGACCAGCTTCCGTCTTGAAGCTTTCCGCATACGCATAGAACTCTTCAAGCGTTCACTCAAAGTAATAGAGCATCCGCACCTGTCGCGCATGCCTGGCGCACAAGCCCTGCATTACATCGAAGCGCTCGCCTACGACCCCGCCTATTACCGCGGCGTCGGTCAAGCGCTGAAAGCGCGTATAGATAAAGCTGGCTTCGGTGTCGTCGATAGCGGTGGCGAACGTCTGGTTTTTGCATCGCCCTTCGAGCCGGCCAAACTGAACATTGGCGATTACAGCGAGATGAACAACGTCGGTGGTCAATTCCCCATCGGTGAAGTGTTTACCGAAGCGCAGGACCTGGAAGCAGTCAACGGTCGCGTACGAATTTTTGTCTTTGGCGACACTTCATTCCGCGTCAACAAACCCGAGCAACCCATCACTTTGGTCATCAGCAAAGGTCGTGTCACCGACGTGATTAATTCGACACCGGAATTCGACCAGGTGCTTGCCAACATCCGCGCCGATGAAGGCGAAGTATGGTTGAGAGAACTGGGCTTTGGTATGAACCGCGCGTTTTCACAAGAACGCATGGTTGATGACATTGGCACTTACGAGCGCATGTGCGGCATCCATCTGTCATTAGGAGCCAAGCACGGCGTCTACAACAAACCTCAAATCAGAAGAGCGACCGCTCGCTATCACGTGGACGTCTTTGCCGTAACGCAAGCCGTCTATCTGGACGATGAGGTGGTGTATAGCAACGGTGCATGGCAAGTCTGA
- a CDS encoding serine hydrolase domain-containing protein, which yields MTTFPDAAASDPAKLGWMVGSPPPPDRILRFDDGSYFRFPAMRWSVSNFRQLMPTVNVSRGLGDPVPLPRAIRTDIDKLRFVPLGATQAMTWEESLAANYTDGIVVLHRGRVVYERYFGVLKPDGQHGAMSVTKSVIGTLGAMLVAEGRLDANKQVADYVPELAKSAFGNATIRQVLDMTTALKYSEDYADPNAEVWAHAQAGNPLPKPKDYTGPRSYFEFLQTVQPQGKHGEAFGYKTVNTDVLGWVIARVTGRNVADLLSERIWRRLGAEQDAYFTVDSIGTPFAGGGLNTGLRDLARFGEMMRNNGKFNGQQIVPKAVIDDIRHGGDKEAFAKANYKLLPGWSYRNMWWVTHNEDGAYTARGVHGQTIYIDPKAEMVIARYASFPIAGNAANDPTSLPAYHALAQFLRTQRR from the coding sequence ATGACTACCTTCCCTGACGCTGCAGCCAGCGATCCCGCCAAGCTGGGTTGGATGGTTGGCTCGCCACCACCGCCTGACCGCATACTGCGCTTTGACGATGGCAGCTATTTCCGCTTCCCTGCCATGCGCTGGAGCGTCTCCAACTTCCGCCAATTGATGCCGACGGTCAACGTCTCGCGTGGTTTGGGCGATCCAGTTCCGCTACCTCGTGCCATACGCACCGACATCGATAAATTGCGTTTCGTGCCGCTGGGCGCCACGCAAGCTATGACATGGGAAGAATCGCTGGCAGCCAATTACACCGACGGCATCGTGGTTCTGCATCGCGGTCGCGTTGTATATGAACGCTATTTCGGCGTATTGAAACCGGATGGTCAGCACGGTGCCATGTCCGTCACCAAATCAGTCATCGGCACGCTAGGTGCCATGCTAGTCGCAGAAGGTCGTCTCGATGCGAACAAACAAGTCGCCGACTACGTACCCGAACTAGCCAAGTCGGCCTTTGGCAACGCGACCATACGCCAAGTGCTGGACATGACTACCGCGCTCAAATACAGCGAAGACTATGCAGATCCGAACGCCGAAGTCTGGGCGCATGCACAAGCCGGCAATCCTTTGCCCAAACCCAAGGACTACACAGGTCCGCGCAGCTATTTTGAATTTCTCCAGACAGTTCAACCACAAGGAAAACACGGTGAGGCCTTCGGCTATAAGACAGTCAATACTGATGTATTGGGCTGGGTCATCGCACGTGTGACCGGCCGCAATGTCGCCGATCTGTTGTCCGAACGTATCTGGCGTCGCCTCGGTGCTGAACAAGATGCCTACTTCACCGTCGATTCGATAGGTACGCCATTTGCCGGTGGCGGCTTGAATACCGGCTTGCGCGATCTGGCACGTTTTGGCGAAATGATGCGTAACAACGGCAAGTTCAATGGACAACAGATCGTACCGAAAGCAGTCATAGACGACATACGCCACGGCGGTGACAAGGAAGCCTTTGCCAAGGCGAACTACAAACTGTTACCTGGCTGGAGCTACCGCAATATGTGGTGGGTCACGCACAATGAAGATGGCGCTTACACCGCCCGCGGCGTGCATGGACAAACCATCTATATTGATCCAAAAGCTGAAATGGTGATCGCACGCTATGCATCCTTCCCGATAGCAGGCAATGCTGCCAACGATCCAACCTCGCTGCCGGCTTACCATGCACTGGCGCAGTTTCTACGGACACAACGTCGCTGA
- a CDS encoding porin, translating to MADSDTDARIKALEQQVQMLSAKLGQVAETQTAAKKEMTMSPEVSKRANTFFDAIKDVEFYGDLNLSVDSSTKGLKKSYPNGTAPVGNVGWQPDISTNISYVGVRGSHALDENTKVVYQLETQLDISATAGTGASTSAQSDQVKGALTSRNSYLGIANSTWGAFKVGKTDAPYKSSTSRMNPFSGMIGDYSAIMGNTGGDNRVEFGTRLDHALWYESPNINGFRVNALVSPGQNRGFENNIQASGESDCTGGNVPGSGGNGTIVDCSDGSYGSAYSASVSYEKGPLYLVGAYELHQRVNRSGDQGGDVNDVGNEYAYKVGAQYTFPTKTTVSAIFEAMRRNIPAYLIEQNERSRNGSWLAVTQELSEKDSVSLGWAHAGKTPGDPGQHNTPVLGVLGTPNANNAANMYTLAYKRQVDKQFSWYANYAATINSAYAHYDLGAGGRGVTTDCHDGNSVANGAPNCYAGGHLQGISLGMNYKF from the coding sequence ATGGCTGACTCTGATACCGACGCGCGCATCAAGGCTTTGGAACAACAAGTGCAGATGTTGTCGGCGAAGTTGGGACAGGTAGCGGAAACACAAACGGCAGCGAAAAAAGAAATGACCATGTCGCCTGAAGTGAGCAAGCGGGCGAATACCTTCTTTGATGCGATCAAGGATGTGGAGTTTTACGGTGACTTGAATCTCTCGGTAGATTCCAGCACCAAAGGTTTGAAAAAATCCTATCCCAACGGGACGGCACCGGTTGGCAACGTCGGCTGGCAACCGGATATCTCAACCAATATTTCGTATGTAGGTGTACGCGGATCGCATGCGCTTGATGAGAACACCAAGGTGGTCTATCAACTGGAAACGCAATTGGATATTTCTGCGACTGCTGGTACAGGTGCTTCCACCAGTGCGCAGAGTGATCAGGTCAAGGGTGCGCTGACCTCGCGTAACAGTTACCTCGGTATTGCCAATTCCACCTGGGGTGCATTCAAGGTTGGTAAAACCGATGCGCCATACAAATCGTCTACCAGCCGCATGAATCCATTCTCCGGCATGATAGGTGACTATTCAGCCATCATGGGTAATACCGGCGGTGATAATCGCGTCGAGTTTGGTACGCGTCTGGATCATGCGCTCTGGTATGAATCACCGAATATCAATGGCTTCCGTGTCAATGCATTGGTTTCGCCGGGACAGAACCGCGGGTTTGAAAACAATATTCAAGCCAGTGGCGAATCCGATTGTACTGGCGGCAATGTTCCAGGTAGTGGTGGCAATGGCACCATCGTTGACTGTAGCGACGGCAGCTATGGCAGCGCATACAGTGCGAGTGTCTCCTATGAAAAGGGTCCTTTGTACCTCGTCGGTGCGTATGAGTTGCATCAGCGCGTCAACCGCAGTGGCGATCAAGGTGGGGACGTCAACGATGTGGGCAATGAATATGCTTACAAAGTAGGTGCGCAATACACCTTCCCAACCAAAACAACGGTCAGCGCCATTTTCGAGGCGATGCGTCGCAATATTCCAGCGTATTTAATTGAGCAAAACGAGCGTTCGCGTAACGGTAGTTGGTTAGCCGTGACGCAGGAACTTTCTGAGAAAGACAGTGTGTCTCTGGGTTGGGCACATGCAGGAAAAACGCCAGGCGATCCAGGACAGCACAACACGCCAGTGCTGGGTGTGCTCGGTACGCCGAATGCGAATAATGCGGCGAATATGTATACGCTGGCTTACAAGCGTCAGGTCGACAAGCAATTCAGTTGGTATGCAAACTATGCAGCCACCATCAATAGTGCGTATGCCCACTATGATCTGGGAGCGGGTGGCCGTGGCGTGACAACTGATTGTCACGATGGGAATAGCGTTGCGAATGGTGCGCCAAATTGTTATGCGGGCGGTCATTTGCAAGGTATCTCTTTAGGGATGAACTACAAGTTCTAA
- a CDS encoding sensor histidine kinase: MQYGSLRKALIKRLSLTLGLSLLLLIPLLYFLVQRPAVKAYDIDLSDATRSLIPSLQIVNGKAQFTFPQAAEDILRTDSHDNIYYLVLGPGEQFIAGDQGLPLPDPAHKLTKPLLYNAVYLDHDVRVSAIPHNIDGQQFIFLTAETTKKRQLLAFNTTIATIVSLLVLIIVSTINVWYSTNQALVPLDKIRKALHGMQHHNLEALDENLVPTEIKPLVQEFNSLLQRLDASAEGQQRFVANAAHQLRTPLAGVQTQLELLRDETNSQIHEQRITQSIHAIERLAHLVHQMLALLSSVPGGRETSVQTLVNISDVIRERSTEWVHLATPRMVDLGFELETVHVYGDSLLIGEMIANLVDNALRYSPIGSIVTVRCRQQDALSIIEVEDNGPGIPTKERELVFERFYRSAAFAAISGSGLGLAIAREVVYGLNGSIRIETPSSGKGCLIVVECPAPATKQIPMEHTDILATQAV, encoded by the coding sequence ATGCAGTACGGCAGCCTACGTAAAGCGCTCATCAAGCGCTTGTCGCTTACTCTCGGCTTGTCGCTCTTACTGTTGATACCGCTACTCTATTTCCTGGTGCAGCGACCTGCCGTCAAGGCATACGACATCGATCTATCAGATGCCACGCGTTCATTGATTCCATCTTTGCAGATTGTGAATGGCAAAGCGCAGTTCACTTTCCCGCAGGCGGCAGAAGACATACTGCGCACTGACAGCCACGACAACATTTACTATCTTGTACTCGGACCTGGTGAACAATTCATAGCCGGCGACCAAGGTCTGCCTTTGCCTGATCCTGCGCACAAGCTCACCAAACCCCTACTCTACAACGCCGTGTATCTCGACCACGATGTAAGGGTCAGTGCCATACCGCACAATATAGACGGGCAACAATTCATTTTCCTCACAGCAGAGACAACCAAGAAGCGGCAGTTGCTTGCGTTTAATACAACCATCGCAACCATCGTATCCTTGCTGGTCTTGATCATCGTGAGCACGATTAACGTCTGGTACAGCACCAACCAAGCACTGGTTCCATTAGACAAGATACGCAAGGCCTTGCACGGCATGCAGCATCACAATCTGGAGGCACTGGATGAAAATCTCGTTCCGACTGAAATCAAACCTCTGGTGCAGGAATTCAATAGCCTGTTGCAACGTCTGGATGCTTCTGCCGAAGGACAGCAACGCTTTGTCGCCAATGCAGCGCATCAATTACGCACACCACTAGCCGGCGTACAAACTCAGCTTGAATTGCTGCGTGACGAAACCAACAGCCAAATACATGAGCAACGCATTACACAAAGTATTCACGCGATTGAGCGTCTTGCGCACTTGGTGCATCAAATGCTTGCGTTGCTTTCATCCGTACCTGGTGGACGAGAAACCTCAGTGCAAACGCTGGTCAATATTTCAGATGTCATACGTGAACGCTCGACAGAATGGGTGCATCTGGCTACACCGCGCATGGTCGATCTCGGTTTTGAACTGGAAACAGTCCACGTCTATGGCGACTCCTTGTTGATAGGAGAAATGATCGCCAATCTGGTGGATAACGCGCTGCGCTATTCACCCATAGGCTCCATCGTGACGGTACGTTGCCGACAACAGGATGCGCTATCGATTATCGAGGTGGAAGACAATGGCCCCGGCATTCCAACCAAAGAGCGAGAATTGGTATTCGAACGTTTTTATCGCAGCGCCGCTTTCGCAGCGATCTCCGGCAGCGGCCTTGGCTTAGCCATCGCACGGGAAGTGGTATACGGCCTTAACGGGAGCATACGCATCGAGACGCCATCATCAGGGAAAGGTTGCCTGATCGTGGTGGAATGTCCTGCGCCCGCGACGAAACAAATCCCTATGGAACATACAGACATACTTGCCACACAAGCAGTCTGA
- a CDS encoding response regulator — protein MRILIIEDDPLLADGISQLMRTSGHNVDSVASAELAAPALASEVFDLILLDVGLPGIDGFEFLKKLRADNCRTPVLVLTARDALNEKVRGLNLGADDYLTKPFASEELFARVTALERRMHGRISQQRIHGPLVLDEGAHRAWLDGKPLDLPLREWAILLFLLDNVERVVSKERITRALCNWEQDMSGKAVEVYVSRLRTKLEAGGIIIRTVRGIGYMLEENYAVRQPT, from the coding sequence ATGCGTATCCTCATCATTGAAGACGATCCCTTATTGGCAGATGGCATTAGCCAATTAATGCGCACTTCCGGTCATAACGTAGATTCCGTTGCGAGTGCCGAACTTGCTGCACCGGCTCTTGCTAGCGAAGTATTCGATCTGATACTGCTGGATGTCGGCTTGCCAGGCATCGATGGTTTTGAATTTCTGAAGAAACTGCGTGCCGACAATTGCCGCACGCCCGTCCTCGTGTTGACTGCACGCGATGCCCTCAATGAAAAAGTGCGCGGTCTCAATCTTGGTGCCGATGATTACCTGACTAAACCGTTTGCAAGTGAAGAACTGTTTGCTCGCGTGACTGCACTGGAACGCCGCATGCATGGTCGCATCAGTCAGCAACGCATACACGGCCCCTTGGTACTGGATGAAGGTGCGCATAGAGCATGGCTGGATGGAAAACCTTTGGATCTGCCCTTGCGCGAATGGGCCATACTGCTTTTTCTTCTCGACAATGTGGAGCGCGTCGTCAGCAAGGAACGCATTACAAGAGCACTCTGCAATTGGGAACAGGACATGAGTGGCAAGGCGGTCGAAGTCTATGTATCACGCCTGCGCACCAAGCTTGAAGCAGGTGGCATCATCATTCGTACCGTACGCGGTATTGGCTATATGCTGGAAGAGAACTATGCAGTACGGCAGCCTACGTAA